A single region of the Ictalurus punctatus breed USDA103 chromosome 17, Coco_2.0, whole genome shotgun sequence genome encodes:
- the diabloa gene encoding diablo, IAP-binding mitochondrial protein a has translation MQALGHCGLCVSRGPFQSRTDFLLTRANMAAIRRAAACLHLFRATASGTFINRQPLQRLLRIPEMMQTNIVSLSMGSGLCTIPFIQQAENLSHESLIRRASGLVTDSANTYLSQTTMALVDALTLYTKALHTLIALQKRYLASIGKLTPAEEDSIWQVIIGQRVEVGDRLDECKRFESNWMNAINICELSAEAAYNAGAEHVSNALKSSMQAAQSKVEEMRKLQLVAQKSLAEMKAEEIQRMAEYASSINLQDLEDVPEAYLRED, from the exons ATGCAAGCTTTGGGGCACTGCGGTTTGTGTGTGTCTAGAGGACCTTTTCAGAGCCGGACCGACTTCCTGCTTACGCGGGCCAACATGGCTGCTATCCGTCGAGCGGCGGcgtgtttacatttattcag AGCCACAGCCAGTGGGACCTTTATCAACAGACAACCTTTACAGCGGCTTCTACGTATCCCAGAAATGATGCAGACAAATATCGTGTCCTTGAGCATGGGCAGTGGACTATGTACTATTCCCTTCATACAG CAGGCAGAAAATCTCTCACATGAGTCTCTGATTCGACGGGCATCCGGCTTGGTCACAGACAGTGCTAATACCTACCTTTCCCAAACAACCATGGCTCTTGTAGATGCCCTCACACTCTATACAAAG GCTCTGCACACCCTCATTGCTCTTCAAAAGCGCTATTTGGCCTCAATTGGAAAACTAACTCCTGCTGAGGAAGACAGCATTTGGCAAGTGATTATTGGCCAGCGAGTGGAG GTTGGAGACAGGCTGGATGAATGTAAACGCTTTGAGTCAAACTGGATGAATGCTATCAACATCTGTGAGTTGTCGGCTGAGGCTGCCTACAATGCAG GAGCCGAACATGTATCCAATGCATTAAAAAGCAGCATGCAGGCAGCACAGTCTAAGGTAGAAGAGATGAGGAAACTCCAATTGGTGGCACAGAAGAGTCTTgctgaaatgaaagctgaagaGATCCAGAGAATGGCTGAGTATGCATCAAGTATCAACTTACAGGATTTGGAGGATGTTCCTGAGGCTTACCTCCGCGAAGACTGA
- the LOC108277604 gene encoding odorant receptor 131-2-like gives MCTEDCNSSHDLQLVQSSSVRLNVSMAITQIFMWPLIYINILMLLTFSRKRAFRTETRYILFAHTLIVDVTFLVLTDFVVILSYSYILMPMPFCIPVCMLMETLTTTTPLTITAMCVERYVAICMPLRHSAISTVSRTLTVIFIIWIISSLKSFVDLFILVTTGSKEYLSQLTMCHYEIMMPENWHRFMRGVIYIVNFLIVLLVELFCYIMIVISARAASVDKKSATKGLRTISLHMLQLSLCTTEIICPYIEEIIMERYIQIYLPIRFFNFIMFNVIARAVSPLVYGLRDEKLYATLLYYVRCRHNHISSESRVVNAKQ, from the coding sequence ATGTGTACAGAAGACTGTAACAGCAGTCATGATTTGCAGCTGGTCCAATCATCATCAGTAAGGTTGAATGTATCAATGGCCATAACACAGATCTTTATGTGGCCACTCATCTACATCAACATCCTCATGCTTCTAACCTTTTCTAGAAAACGAGCCTTCAGAACTGAAACACGCTATATACTGTTTGCCCATACCTTAATCGTGGAcgtgacttttcttgtgctgaCAGATTTTGTAGTAATTCTCTCATATAGCTATATACTGATGCCCATGCCATTCTGTATTCCAGTTTGCATGCTCATGGAGACACTTACAACAACCACACCGCTAACTATTACTGCAATGTGTGTGGAACGTTATGTGGCAATTTGTATGCCACTGAGACATAGTGCTATCTCTACTGTCAGCAGGACCCTtacagttatttttattatttggatCATAAGCTCCCTAAAGTCATTTGTGGATTTGTTCATCCTTGTCACAACTGGCTCGAAAGAATATCTGTCTCAGTTAACCATGTGTCATTATGAAATTATGATGCCAGAGAATTGGCACCGCTTCATGAGGGGTGTTATATATATTGTTAATTTTCTAATAGTTTTACTTGTTGAGTTATTTTGCTATATTATGATTGTGATCTCTGCCCGAGCAGCTTCTGTTGACAAGAAGTCAGCAACCAAAGGTCTGCGCACCATCTCTTTGCATATGCTTCAGCTTTCACTGTGTACAACTGAAATTATTTGTCCCTATATTGAAGAAATAATCATGGAGCgatatattcagatatatttGCCAATCCGCTTTTTCAACTTCATAATGTTCAATGTCATCGCTAGGGCAGTCAGTCCACTTGTTTATGGCCTAAGAGATGAGAAATTATATGCTACCCTACTGTATTATGTCAGATGTAGACACAATCATATTTCATCTGAAAGCAGAGTTGTAAACGCAAAACAGtaa